In a genomic window of Dyadobacter fermentans DSM 18053:
- a CDS encoding beta-ketoacyl-ACP synthase III: MSEAYITRIAKFLPNESVSNEEMEEYLGYINGKPSKSKAIVLRNNGIKNRYYALRKDGTPTHTNAEMAALAVRNLFRDNPAEIGEMDLLSCATSSPDQLMPSHGSMVHGHLPEAASIEVVSPSGVCCAGMHAFKYAYMSVKLGEKDKAVACASERLSTVLRSDQFEDEIQQLTRLEKNPYLAFEKDFLRWMLSDGAGAFLVESAPNTQGISLKIDWIEGCSYANEVEACMYMGADKLEDGTLKSYKDYTAEEIKERSVLSIKQDVKLLGEKIVKLGFAKLKDIMAKKGITMDDVSYFLPHLSSYFFESKIDEFFRENGMPVPKEKWYTNLVTKGNVGAASIYMMLEEVFNSGALKKGEKILLAVPESSRFSYMFCMLTVC; this comes from the coding sequence ATGTCAGAAGCATATATTACCAGGATTGCCAAGTTTTTACCGAATGAGTCCGTTTCCAACGAGGAAATGGAAGAATATTTAGGATACATCAACGGAAAACCATCCAAATCAAAAGCCATTGTACTGCGCAATAACGGCATTAAAAACCGTTATTATGCATTGCGTAAAGATGGCACGCCCACGCACACCAACGCGGAAATGGCTGCGCTCGCTGTCAGGAACCTGTTCCGGGATAACCCGGCGGAAATTGGCGAAATGGATCTGCTGAGCTGCGCCACGTCCAGCCCCGACCAGCTGATGCCCTCGCACGGCTCGATGGTGCATGGTCACCTGCCCGAAGCCGCGTCGATAGAAGTAGTGTCGCCCTCGGGTGTGTGTTGCGCGGGAATGCACGCATTTAAATATGCCTACATGTCCGTAAAGCTTGGTGAGAAGGATAAAGCGGTGGCCTGCGCTTCCGAACGGCTGTCGACCGTGTTGCGCTCGGATCAGTTCGAGGACGAGATCCAGCAGCTCACCCGCCTGGAAAAAAATCCTTACCTGGCGTTTGAAAAAGACTTTCTCCGTTGGATGCTTTCCGACGGCGCCGGTGCATTCCTAGTTGAATCGGCCCCGAATACCCAAGGCATTTCCTTGAAAATAGACTGGATCGAAGGCTGCTCGTATGCCAACGAGGTGGAAGCGTGCATGTACATGGGCGCCGACAAGCTCGAAGACGGCACGCTCAAAAGCTACAAAGATTACACGGCCGAGGAGATCAAGGAGCGTTCCGTGCTGAGTATCAAGCAGGATGTGAAGCTTTTAGGTGAAAAAATTGTTAAATTGGGTTTCGCCAAGCTCAAAGATATCATGGCCAAAAAAGGAATAACAATGGACGATGTGAGCTATTTCCTGCCGCATTTGTCGAGCTATTTCTTTGAAAGCAAAATCGACGAGTTTTTCCGGGAAAACGGCATGCCGGTGCCCAAAGAGAAGTGGTACACCAACCTCGTTACGAAAGGCAACGTCGGCGCGGCGTCCATTTACATGATGCTCGAAGAGGTATTCAACAGCGGGGCTTTGAAAAAGGGTGAGAAAATATTGCTGGCGGTTCCCGAGAGCTCACGGTTCTCGTACATGTTCTGCATGCTCACCGTGTGCTGA
- a CDS encoding BtrH N-terminal domain-containing protein translates to MNIDSQTDEFHHVQTAHCENGVTTALLRYHGLDFMTEPLAFGMGSGLFYIQIPFLTVNNGPAISFRTMPGAIFKRTCKSLGVEVTRKKFSNPAAAEAFLDQKVKEGVPVGCQVGVFHLTYFPKEYRFHFNAHNLIVFGEENGRYQISDPVMEDVTSLSKEELSRVRFAQGPLAPRGHIYFPEKIKPITQDMIRKGIVSGIRRNVRDMLSIPGNFAGVNGIRHTSNHVRKWRDKLGLRKASLYLGQIVRMQEEIGTGGGGFRFLYGAFLEEAAAYLQDDRVSNVSEDFTKAGDMWRASAIKMAGVYKGRLTEQKDFEEIADMMLEIRLVEKEAFQKLSSLKLGK, encoded by the coding sequence GTGAACATTGACAGTCAGACGGATGAGTTCCATCACGTACAAACCGCCCATTGCGAAAACGGCGTAACCACTGCATTGCTGCGTTACCACGGCCTCGATTTCATGACCGAGCCGCTGGCATTCGGCATGGGTTCTGGCTTATTTTATATACAAATACCCTTTCTGACGGTCAATAACGGTCCGGCAATTTCCTTCCGCACAATGCCCGGCGCGATCTTCAAACGCACGTGCAAATCGCTCGGCGTGGAGGTAACCCGCAAGAAATTCTCTAACCCGGCTGCTGCGGAGGCCTTTCTGGATCAAAAGGTAAAGGAAGGTGTGCCGGTAGGCTGCCAGGTGGGGGTTTTTCACCTCACTTATTTTCCCAAAGAATACCGCTTCCATTTCAACGCGCATAATCTCATCGTATTCGGAGAGGAGAATGGCCGCTACCAGATCAGCGACCCGGTGATGGAAGACGTGACCTCGCTTTCCAAAGAAGAACTTTCCCGCGTGCGGTTCGCGCAAGGCCCGCTTGCGCCGAGAGGACATATTTATTTCCCCGAAAAAATAAAACCGATTACCCAGGACATGATCCGCAAGGGGATTGTATCGGGCATTCGCCGCAATGTGCGCGATATGCTCAGCATTCCCGGCAATTTTGCGGGAGTGAACGGCATCCGGCACACCTCCAACCACGTCCGCAAATGGCGCGACAAGCTGGGCTTGCGCAAGGCCAGCCTGTATCTGGGCCAGATCGTGCGGATGCAGGAAGAGATCGGCACGGGTGGAGGGGGCTTCCGCTTTTTATACGGTGCATTCCTGGAAGAAGCAGCGGCCTATTTGCAGGACGACCGCGTGTCGAACGTTTCGGAGGACTTCACCAAAGCCGGCGACATGTGGCGTGCGAGCGCCATTAAAATGGCCGGCGTGTACAAAGGCCGCCTTACCGAACAGAAAGATTTTGAAGAAATTGCCGATATGATGCTGGAAATCCGGCTCGTTGAAAAGGAGGCATTTCAGAAACTTTCCAGCCTGAAACTGGGTAAATAA
- a CDS encoding ABC transporter ATP-binding protein has product MDMAGQVCIEIRDVYKRYQSAQEDSLSDVSLDILQGDVFGLLGPNGAGKTTLISILCGIIPVSSGEVQFYQNGTPYSNAERKSRIGFVPQEYAFYQELTPRQNLDYFGAMYNLSKTKLRERREHLLEVLGLEKAGDKKVGTFSGGMKRRVNLAIGIIHEPDILFLDEPTVGVDVQSRNAIIRYLQQINRAGTTIIYTSHHMSEAEEFCRNIALIDHGKVIAAGGLEHLKTVHAVPNLQTLFINLTGEEYRD; this is encoded by the coding sequence ATGGATATGGCGGGTCAGGTGTGCATTGAAATCAGGGACGTGTATAAGCGCTATCAGTCCGCGCAGGAGGACAGCCTTTCCGACGTGTCGCTGGACATTTTGCAGGGCGACGTGTTCGGGTTACTAGGCCCGAATGGCGCGGGTAAGACGACGTTAATCTCCATTCTCTGCGGCATTATCCCCGTTTCCTCGGGCGAGGTGCAGTTCTATCAAAACGGCACGCCTTATTCCAATGCAGAGCGCAAGAGCCGCATCGGTTTTGTACCCCAGGAATATGCATTTTACCAGGAACTGACGCCCCGGCAAAACCTCGATTACTTTGGGGCGATGTATAATCTTTCCAAAACGAAACTGCGCGAGCGCCGCGAGCATTTACTGGAAGTCCTTGGCCTCGAAAAAGCTGGCGACAAAAAGGTAGGCACATTTTCGGGCGGGATGAAGCGCCGCGTGAACCTGGCGATCGGCATTATCCATGAACCGGATATTCTTTTTCTGGATGAGCCAACGGTTGGCGTGGATGTCCAAAGCCGCAATGCGATCATCCGCTATTTACAGCAGATCAACCGCGCCGGGACCACCATAATTTACACTTCGCACCACATGTCGGAAGCCGAGGAGTTTTGCAGAAACATCGCGCTGATCGACCATGGAAAGGTTATTGCAGCAGGCGGTTTGGAGCATTTGAAAACCGTGCACGCGGTGCCCAATCTGCAAACATTGTTCATCAACCTGACCGGCGAAGAGTACCGCGATTAA
- a CDS encoding ABC transporter permease, with amino-acid sequence MFKLFSSLRKELLLLINDKVGLALMFVMPLLLVFIITIIQDSAYKMVNENQIPLLVVNQDKGQEGRKLVNLLKKSGLFKIDSQDAIKQEALKAELLARGKMIALYIPATFSAGLESNAEDVSGILMDDLGLEHDTTAREKFSMPRLAFYNDPVLQENYSYSIMSVIQSYMSVIENSLMIDRMYANMDIPERSEKLKDRMISNRVGIDQIVASNNNSTAIPNSTQHNVPAWTIFAMFFMVVSLGSNIVKERINGSFLRLKTMPTTFMVVMFSKMAIYVVVAALQVAATFSMGVWILPKLGLPKLTVPDNIIATIAVIFISSMAAVSYALMIGAFAKTEQQANGFGAISIIIFGAIGGILVPTFVMPGFMQFFSNFSPLHWCLDGFYVLFLKGGSWQDLRMVFAFLGIFIVFCQLATYFKLRLERII; translated from the coding sequence ATGTTTAAATTATTTTCATCATTACGCAAAGAGCTGCTGCTGCTTATCAATGATAAAGTGGGGCTTGCTTTGATGTTCGTAATGCCGCTGCTGCTGGTGTTCATCATTACCATTATCCAGGACAGCGCTTATAAAATGGTGAATGAGAACCAGATTCCGCTGCTCGTCGTGAACCAGGACAAGGGCCAGGAAGGCCGGAAGCTCGTGAATTTGCTCAAAAAATCGGGGCTTTTTAAAATCGATTCGCAGGATGCTATCAAGCAGGAAGCATTGAAAGCGGAGCTGTTGGCGAGAGGAAAAATGATTGCATTGTACATTCCAGCCACGTTTTCGGCAGGGCTTGAAAGCAATGCGGAAGATGTGAGCGGCATTCTGATGGACGACCTCGGTTTGGAGCACGATACTACCGCCCGCGAAAAGTTTTCCATGCCGCGGCTTGCCTTTTACAACGACCCTGTTTTACAGGAAAATTACAGCTATTCGATCATGAGCGTGATCCAGTCGTACATGAGCGTGATCGAAAATTCGCTGATGATCGACCGGATGTATGCCAATATGGACATTCCCGAACGGTCCGAAAAGCTCAAAGACAGGATGATTTCCAACCGCGTGGGGATCGACCAGATCGTGGCGAGCAACAACAATTCCACGGCCATTCCCAATTCCACGCAGCATAATGTGCCCGCCTGGACGATTTTCGCCATGTTTTTCATGGTCGTGTCGCTTGGGAGCAACATTGTCAAGGAGCGTATTAACGGAAGTTTTCTCCGGTTGAAAACCATGCCGACCACATTCATGGTCGTGATGTTTAGTAAAATGGCCATTTACGTGGTGGTAGCGGCCTTGCAGGTAGCAGCCACGTTCTCGATGGGCGTCTGGATTTTACCCAAACTGGGCCTGCCCAAACTCACCGTGCCCGACAACATCATCGCCACCATTGCCGTGATTTTCATCAGCAGTATGGCCGCCGTAAGTTATGCTTTAATGATCGGCGCATTTGCCAAAACCGAACAGCAGGCCAATGGTTTCGGGGCCATTTCGATCATCATATTCGGCGCGATAGGCGGCATTCTGGTGCCTACGTTCGTGATGCCGGGTTTTATGCAGTTTTTCAGCAACTTTTCGCCGCTTCATTGGTGCCTCGACGGTTTTTACGTGCTTTTCCTCAAAGGCGGCAGCTGGCAGGATTTGCGCATGGTGTTCGCTTTTCTGGGCATTTTCATCGTGTTTTGTCAATTGGCCACATATTTTAAGTTGCGGTTGGAAAGAATTATTTAA
- a CDS encoding phosphopantetheine-binding protein, which translates to MDIESLKPILKGQIVQYLNLLDINPADIKDDEPLFGGDLGLDSIDSLELVVLLEREYGIKINNPAEGRKILVDVNHMAEYILANTKAA; encoded by the coding sequence ATGGACATAGAAAGCTTGAAGCCCATTCTGAAAGGGCAAATTGTACAATACCTGAACCTGCTCGACATTAACCCTGCCGACATCAAGGACGACGAACCACTTTTCGGAGGCGACCTCGGCCTCGATTCCATCGACTCGCTCGAACTCGTGGTACTGCTCGAAAGAGAATATGGTATTAAAATCAACAATCCGGCGGAAGGACGTAAAATCCTCGTCGATGTGAACCACATGGCCGAGTACATTCTCGCCAATACAAAAGCTGCATAA